In Cervus elaphus chromosome 3, mCerEla1.1, whole genome shotgun sequence, the following proteins share a genomic window:
- the LOC122681387 gene encoding WW domain-binding protein 11-like has protein sequence MGRRSTSSTKSGKFMNPTDQARKEARKRELKKNKKQRMMVRAAVLKMKDPKQIIRDMEKLDEMEFNPVQQPQLNEKVLKDKRKKLRETFERILRLYEKENPDIYKELRKLEVEYEQKRAQLSQYFDAVKNAQHVEVESIPLPDMPHAPSNILIQDIPLPGAQPPSILKKTSAYGPPTRAVSILPLLGHGVPRLPPGRKPPGPPPGPPPPQVLQMYGRKVGFALDLPARRRDEDMLYSPELAQRGHDDDVSSTSEDDGYPEDMDQDKHDDSTDDSDSDRSDGESEGDEFVHRDDTERENNEEKKSGLSVWFADMPGKSRKKKKKNMKELTPLQAMMLRMAEQEIPEEGREVEEFSEDDDEESDDSEAEKQSQKQHKEESLSDGTSAASQQQAPPQSVPPSQIQAPPMPGPPPLGPPPAPPLRPPGPPTGLPPGPPPGAPPFLRPPGMPGLREPLPRLLPPGPPLGRPPGPPPGPPPGLPPGPPPRGPPPRLPPPAPPGIPPPRSGMMRPPLVPPLGPAPPGLFPPALLPNPGVLSAPPNLIQRPKADDTSAATIEKKATATISAKPQITNPKAEITRFVPTALWVRRENKGAAAAPQRKSEDDSAVPLAKTAPKSGPSVPVSVQTKDDVYEAFMKEMEGLL, from the coding sequence ATGGGGCGGAGATCCACGTCATCCACCAAAAGTGGAAAATTTATGAACCCTACAGACCAAGCCAGAAAAGAAGCTCGGAAAAGAGaattaaagaagaacaaaaaacagcGCATGATGGTACGAGCTGCAGTTTTAAAGATGAAGGATCCCAAACAAATTATCCGGGACATGGAAAAATTGGATGAAATGGAGTTTAACCCAGTGCAGCAGCCACAGTTAAATGAGAAAGTGCTGAAAGACAAGCGTAAAAAGCTACGTGAAACATTTGAACGTATTCTACGACTCTATGAGAAAGAGAATCCAGATATTTACAAAGAATTGAGAAAGCTAGAAGTAGAATATGAACAGAAGAGGGCTCAACTTAGTCAATATTTTGATGCTGTCAAGAATGCCCAGCATGTGGAAGTGGAGAGTATTCCTCTGCCAGATATGCCGCATGCTCCTTCCAACATCTTGATCCAGGACATTCCACTTCCTGGGGCCCAGCCACCCTCCATCCTTAAGAAGACCTCAGCCTATGGACCTCCAACTCGGGCAGTTTCTATACTTCCTCTTCTTGGACATGGCGTTCCACGTTTGCCCCCTGGCAGGAAACCTCCAGGTCCTCCTCCGGGCCCACCTCCTCCTCAAGTCTTACAAATGTATGGCCGCAAAGTGGGCTTTGCCCTAGATCTTCCCGCTCGTAGGCGAGATGAAGACATGTTATATAGTCCTGAACTTGCTCAGCGGGGTCATGACGATGATGTTTCTAGCACCAGTGAAGATGATGGCTATCCTGAAGACATGGACCAGGATAAGCATGACGACAGTACTGATGACAGCGACAGTGACAGATCAGATGGAGAAAGTGAAGGGGATGAATTTGTACACCGTGATGACACTGAGagagaaaacaatgaagaaaaaaaatcaggtctAAGTGTATGGTTTGCAGATATGCCTGGAAAAtctagaaagaagaagaaaaaaaacatgaaggAGCTGACTCCTCTCCAAGCCATGATGCTTCGAATGGCAGAGCAGGAAATCCCTGAGGAGGGCCGAGAAGTCGAGGAGTTTTCAGAGGACGACGATGAAGAGTCAGATGATTCCGAAGCAGAGAAGCAGTCACAGAAGCAGCACAAAGAGGAGTCTCTCTCTGATGGCACATCTGCAGCTTCCCAGCAGCAAGCCCCTCCACAGTCTGTTCCTCCATCTCAGATACAAGCACCCCCCATGCCAGGACCACCTCCGCTTGGACCGCCACCTGCTCCACCTTTACGGCCACCTGGACCACCTACAGGCCTTCCTCCTGGACCACCTCCAGGAGCTCCTCCGTTCCTGAGACCACCTGGAATGCCAGGGCTCCGAGAGCCTCTACCCCGACTTTTACCTCCAGGCCCGCCACTAGGTCGGCCCCCtggccctcctccaggcccaCCTCCGGGTCTGCCTCCTGGCcctcctcctcggggacccccACCACGGCTACCTCCCCCAGCACCTCCAGGTATCCCTCCACCCCGTTCTGGCATGATGCGCCCACCTCTGGTGCCTCCTCTTGGACCTGCCCCACCTGGGCTCTTCCCACCAGCTCTCTTACCCAACCCAGGGGTTCTAAGTGCTCCCCCCAACTTGATCCAACGACCCAAGGCGGATGACACAAGCGCAGCCACCATCGAGAAGAAAGCTACGGCAACCATCAGTGCCAAGCCACAGATCACTAATCCCAAGGCAGAGATCACACGATTCGTGCCCACCGCACTGTGGGTGCGTCGGGAGAATaaaggggctgctgctgctccccAGAGAAAGTCAGAGGATGATTCTGCTGTGCCTCTTGCCAAAACAGCGCCCAAATCTGGCCCATCTGTTCCTGTGTCGGTGCAGACTAAGGACGATGTCTATGAGGCTTTCATGAAAGAGATGGAAGGGCTGCTGTGA